One Proteinivorax tanatarense DNA segment encodes these proteins:
- the ftsY gene encoding signal recognition particle-docking protein FtsY, translating into MSILNKFKSGLNKTRKNLLGGIEKVFSGFSSVDDEFFEELEEVLLEADVGVKTTMDLIEELRDYCEEENVKESAELQKFFEDRLIEQFGEGSTKLNSSDVKPTVIFVCGVNGVGKTTFIGKLTNKLQKEGNKVMLVAADTFRAAAIEQLKVWGDRNNVDVISHQMGSDPGAVIYDGLQAAKARKVDYVICDTAGRLHSKTNLMEELKKVNRVIKREIPDGPHESLLVLDATTGQNAINQAKAFGEATELSGIVLNKIDGTAKGGVVIAINKELKVPIKYVGLGEKIDDLQEFDGKQFIKALFDRG; encoded by the coding sequence ATGTCAATATTAAATAAATTTAAAAGTGGCTTAAATAAAACTCGCAAAAATTTATTAGGTGGAATAGAAAAAGTTTTTAGCGGCTTTTCTAGTGTTGATGATGAATTTTTTGAAGAGCTTGAAGAAGTTTTGTTAGAAGCTGATGTAGGTGTTAAAACAACTATGGATTTAATAGAAGAGTTGCGAGATTATTGTGAGGAAGAAAATGTAAAGGAAAGTGCAGAACTTCAAAAGTTTTTTGAAGATCGTTTAATAGAACAGTTTGGTGAAGGAAGTACTAAATTAAACAGTTCAGATGTAAAGCCAACAGTTATATTTGTCTGTGGTGTTAATGGAGTCGGCAAAACAACCTTTATAGGGAAACTAACTAATAAATTACAAAAAGAGGGCAATAAAGTGATGTTAGTTGCTGCTGACACATTTAGAGCAGCGGCGATAGAGCAACTTAAGGTATGGGGAGATAGAAATAATGTAGATGTAATTAGTCATCAAATGGGCAGCGATCCAGGGGCCGTTATATATGACGGACTTCAAGCAGCAAAAGCAAGGAAAGTAGATTATGTAATTTGCGATACTGCTGGAAGACTTCATTCAAAAACCAACTTGATGGAAGAATTAAAAAAAGTGAATAGAGTAATAAAAAGAGAAATACCTGACGGACCTCATGAAAGCCTTTTAGTGTTAGATGCAACCACCGGACAAAATGCTATAAATCAAGCTAAAGCCTTTGGAGAGGCTACAGAATTATCGGGTATAGTTCTCAACAAGATAGATGGCACTGCTAAGGGGGGAGTAGTTATAGCAATAAATAAGGAGTTAAAAGTACCAATAAAGTATGTAGGTCTTGGAGAAAAGATTGATGATTTACAAGAGTTTGATGGTAAGCAGTTTATAAAAGCACTCTTTGACAGGGGGTAA
- the acpP gene encoding acyl carrier protein produces MLGNNGKGVRFVELFDKVKGIIASTIGTSEEDIKPETRFQEDLELDSLDIMDLLMVLEEEFDLQIPDEQLQTMNTVGDIVNFIEENS; encoded by the coding sequence ATGCTTGGTAATAATGGAAAGGGGGTGCGTTTTGTGGAATTATTTGATAAAGTTAAAGGCATCATAGCTTCAACTATTGGAACAAGTGAAGAAGACATAAAACCAGAAACTAGATTTCAGGAGGATCTAGAACTGGATTCATTAGATATCATGGATCTATTAATGGTGTTGGAAGAGGAGTTTGATTTACAAATTCCCGATGAGCAACTGCAAACGATGAATACTGTAGGAGATATTGTAAATTTCATAGAAGAAAATTCTTAA
- the ylxM gene encoding YlxM family DNA-binding protein, whose translation MLEKITHLNDLFDCYEPLLTNKQRELFKLYYQHDYSLGEIAEQSDVSRQAVYDTLKRVTSLLYDYESKLKLLAKEQLIEKTINDMEDILTTDDDIRLREIYKNLIKS comes from the coding sequence TTGTTAGAAAAAATCACACATCTCAATGATTTGTTTGATTGTTATGAACCTTTATTAACAAATAAGCAAAGGGAATTATTTAAACTGTATTATCAGCATGATTACTCTCTAGGTGAGATAGCAGAACAAAGTGATGTAAGTCGCCAAGCTGTATATGATACATTAAAAAGGGTAACTTCTCTTCTATATGATTATGAGAGTAAATTAAAGCTACTAGCCAAAGAACAGCTGATCGAAAAGACTATTAATGACATGGAAGATATATTAACTACCGATGATGATATTAGACTAAGAGAAATATACAAAAACCTTATAAAAAGTTAG
- the smc gene encoding chromosome segregation protein SMC has protein sequence MLLKKIELQGFKSFANKTQLEIDRGVTAIVGPNGSGKSNIIDAIKWVLGEQSVKSLRGSKMEDVIFSGSSDSRQKNYAQVTLTLDNKQKLLDIEYSEVNISRRYFRDGQSQYFINKTECRLKDIHELFMDTGLGKEAYSVIGQGQVDEILTSRPEERRIIFEEASGIVKYKSKKLQSIQKLEQTQQNLQRVEDIIIEVESEIPTIKEQAFKAEKYKSLKEKLKNTEVGIILHRLDELDISYKGTTGKIESLSQRLQEKESELDALFEQLQKDENYLKKLEQSSKSVIEAQLDNKGKMDNIKYKLEYLREKVEDLRSKIEEKKFQNEKIKSEITNFKIAKNKSIEEKKENEKLLQDYSIKIEDFKEKTSSLNVKLANKKQDLEHKKESLIKLLNDLATDKNDIKNIDSYINRLESDYTRKKNELKEYENKLKDSLSRYDLINQKKELTWKKYRELDEQYSNLYTKYNEIEKKKEKKQNIVTEAEKKLNVLQTQLQGIKQLENNYSGYNMGPKEILKKFSTNKDIYGAVAQIFNVEKAYSTAIETVLGGSLQNIVVANAKTAEECIKYLKNNHAGRATFLPLDIVKGKKINYDKQQPGVIGIASELVNCASELDGIKDYLLGRIFVVDNLNNGLLLAKSQGYRYRIVTLDGELINAGGSMSGGRYKGKSTGLLKRNAQIKETMDMLEKQQEFFVEKQKELKVQIEHLNEIEIKLEQVEEQKQTNKLEINELEQQIMLIEQKITSVRENVELLQEEINSLIADKNKYQSRVLQKEESIQAMERNEKQLNEEVKEYQTEIENIEESLGEAQSKQVSQKITIASLKEKLSALKRDLKGIDERILQNENNFDENLADLNKMEEQENKGKAEIENLVNESFKLQERNDALEKEKLIYSGKIQSIKLKIQTKKQQHQDITSTLEKDKESINNLNLKKSRVLMEIEQQTEKLLGEYYLTVNEALKDGYEPFNSRSGQKEVKRLREDIKGMGTVNLGALDEYQRLSHRLDFLQEQKSDLNKSRMDLQKIITEMDKQMAEQFELTFKTINKNFNEVFKKLFGGGQGYLKLSNPNQMLESGVEIFVQPPGKKMQSMSLLSGGEKALTAITLLFSILMTRPSPFCVLDEIEASLDEANVNRFASFLKELSQKSQFLVVTHRQGTMSYADMLYGITMEDSGVSKLISVKFDDEKVG, from the coding sequence ATGCTATTAAAAAAAATAGAGTTACAAGGATTTAAGTCTTTTGCAAATAAAACTCAGTTAGAAATAGATAGAGGAGTAACTGCAATAGTAGGCCCTAATGGAAGTGGTAAAAGCAATATAATAGATGCCATAAAATGGGTTTTAGGTGAGCAAAGTGTTAAAAGCCTTAGAGGTTCTAAAATGGAGGATGTTATTTTTTCTGGCTCTTCTGATAGTAGGCAAAAAAATTATGCGCAGGTAACCTTAACTTTAGATAATAAACAAAAGCTTTTAGATATAGAGTATTCAGAAGTTAATATATCAAGACGTTACTTTAGAGATGGTCAAAGTCAATACTTTATAAACAAAACTGAGTGTCGACTAAAGGATATTCATGAACTTTTTATGGATACAGGACTAGGAAAAGAGGCTTATTCAGTTATAGGTCAGGGGCAAGTAGATGAAATCTTAACTAGTAGACCAGAAGAAAGGCGAATAATCTTTGAAGAAGCTTCTGGAATTGTAAAATATAAAAGTAAAAAATTGCAATCAATTCAAAAACTTGAACAAACTCAACAAAATTTACAACGAGTTGAAGATATTATTATAGAGGTGGAAAGTGAGATACCTACTATTAAAGAGCAAGCGTTTAAAGCTGAAAAATATAAGTCTTTAAAAGAAAAATTAAAAAACACTGAAGTGGGAATAATCTTACACCGATTAGATGAGCTAGACATTTCTTATAAAGGGACAACAGGCAAAATAGAGAGTCTAAGTCAAAGGTTGCAGGAAAAGGAATCTGAGTTAGATGCTTTATTTGAACAGCTACAAAAAGATGAAAACTATCTAAAGAAATTGGAACAGTCTTCAAAGTCAGTTATTGAAGCTCAACTTGACAATAAAGGTAAGATGGATAATATAAAATATAAGCTAGAATATCTGCGAGAAAAGGTTGAGGACTTAAGGTCAAAAATAGAAGAAAAAAAATTCCAAAATGAGAAAATTAAAAGCGAGATTACCAACTTTAAAATCGCGAAAAATAAGTCCATTGAAGAAAAAAAAGAAAATGAAAAGTTATTACAGGATTACTCTATAAAAATTGAAGATTTTAAAGAAAAGACTTCATCATTAAATGTAAAGTTAGCGAATAAAAAACAAGATCTTGAACATAAAAAAGAAAGTTTAATAAAACTACTTAATGATTTGGCTACCGATAAAAATGATATAAAAAACATAGATAGTTATATAAATAGACTAGAAAGTGACTACACTAGGAAGAAAAACGAGCTAAAAGAGTATGAAAACAAGTTAAAAGACAGCCTATCTAGGTATGATCTGATAAATCAAAAGAAAGAATTAACATGGAAAAAATATAGAGAACTAGATGAACAATATAGCAATTTATATACGAAGTATAATGAAATTGAAAAGAAAAAAGAAAAGAAGCAAAATATAGTTACAGAAGCAGAAAAAAAGCTAAATGTATTACAAACACAGTTACAGGGAATAAAGCAATTAGAAAATAATTATTCAGGGTACAATATGGGCCCTAAGGAAATTTTAAAAAAATTTTCTACAAACAAAGATATTTATGGAGCAGTTGCTCAAATTTTTAATGTTGAGAAAGCATATAGTACTGCAATTGAAACTGTTTTGGGTGGGTCTTTACAAAACATAGTAGTTGCTAATGCAAAAACTGCAGAAGAATGTATTAAGTATTTAAAAAACAATCACGCCGGAAGAGCAACTTTTCTTCCTTTGGATATAGTAAAAGGCAAGAAAATAAATTATGACAAACAGCAGCCTGGGGTTATAGGAATTGCTTCAGAGCTAGTAAATTGTGCAAGTGAATTGGATGGAATAAAAGACTATTTACTAGGACGTATATTTGTTGTAGATAACTTAAACAATGGGCTACTATTGGCAAAATCCCAAGGTTATAGATACAGAATTGTAACGTTAGATGGTGAACTGATTAATGCAGGGGGTTCAATGTCTGGTGGGCGTTATAAAGGTAAAAGCACCGGTCTTTTAAAAAGAAATGCTCAAATAAAAGAAACTATGGATATGTTAGAAAAACAACAAGAGTTTTTTGTAGAAAAACAAAAAGAGTTAAAGGTTCAAATAGAGCATTTAAATGAGATAGAAATAAAGTTAGAACAGGTAGAAGAACAAAAGCAAACTAACAAGCTAGAAATAAACGAGCTTGAACAACAAATTATGCTGATTGAGCAAAAAATCACATCAGTTCGGGAAAATGTTGAACTTCTTCAAGAGGAGATAAATAGTTTAATAGCTGATAAAAACAAGTATCAATCTAGAGTACTTCAAAAAGAAGAAAGTATTCAAGCAATGGAAAGAAATGAGAAGCAACTTAATGAAGAAGTTAAAGAGTATCAAACTGAGATAGAAAACATTGAAGAGTCTTTAGGTGAAGCTCAATCTAAACAAGTTAGTCAAAAAATAACCATAGCTTCATTAAAAGAAAAACTTTCTGCCCTTAAGCGTGATTTGAAAGGAATAGACGAAAGGATTCTACAAAATGAAAATAATTTCGATGAGAATTTGGCAGACCTTAACAAAATGGAAGAACAAGAAAACAAAGGTAAAGCTGAAATAGAGAATTTAGTTAATGAATCCTTCAAATTGCAAGAAAGAAATGATGCGTTAGAGAAAGAGAAGTTAATTTATAGCGGGAAAATCCAGTCGATAAAACTTAAAATTCAGACAAAAAAACAACAACATCAAGATATTACAAGCACTTTAGAAAAAGATAAAGAATCGATAAATAATTTAAATTTAAAGAAATCTAGAGTTTTGATGGAGATTGAACAGCAAACAGAAAAATTACTAGGGGAATATTACTTAACTGTTAATGAAGCATTAAAGGATGGATATGAACCTTTCAATTCTAGAAGTGGTCAAAAGGAGGTAAAAAGGTTAAGGGAAGATATTAAGGGGATGGGAACGGTTAACTTAGGGGCTTTAGATGAGTACCAAAGACTAAGTCATAGATTAGACTTTTTACAAGAACAAAAAAGTGATTTAAATAAAAGTAGAATGGATCTACAAAAGATAATAACGGAAATGGATAAACAAATGGCTGAACAGTTCGAACTAACATTTAAAACGATTAATAAAAACTTCAATGAAGTATTTAAGAAATTATTTGGTGGTGGTCAAGGGTATTTAAAACTTTCTAACCCAAATCAAATGTTGGAAAGTGGAGTGGAGATTTTTGTTCAACCTCCTGGTAAAAAAATGCAGTCTATGTCGTTACTTTCAGGTGGCGAGAAAGCTCTTACGGCAATAACTTTGTTGTTTTCTATACTAATGACTCGACCTTCTCCTTTCTGTGTTCTTGATGAAATTGAAGCTTCTTTAGATGAAGCTAATGTTAATAGGTTTGCTTCATTTTTAAAGGAGCTATCACAAAAGTCTCAATTTTTAGTGGTAACCCATAGACAAGGAACTATGAGCTATGCTGATATGCTTTATGGAATTACTATGGAGGATTCAGGTGTGTCTAAACTAATATCTGTAAAATTTGATGATGAAAAGGTGGGATAA
- the rnc gene encoding ribonuclease III, which translates to MKKIEFFLEKFNLSYKEIYVKAFTHSSYAFENDLGIKAHNQRLEFLGDAVLELIISEYLYTFTKNITEGEMTRLRAQIVCEKSLAASARRLDFGEMLWLGKGEEKTGGRQKNSILADTFEAFVGAMYMDLGFDKSYDIVLDILKPEINQSLIGEESDFKTQLQEYVQKNGVNDLTYKIIEEKGPDHDKRFRSAVFLNGKKLGVGEGKTKKQSEQEAARHGLMHFYEQ; encoded by the coding sequence GTGAAAAAAATAGAGTTTTTTCTAGAAAAATTTAATTTGTCATATAAAGAAATCTATGTAAAAGCTTTTACTCATTCTTCATATGCTTTTGAAAATGATTTAGGAATAAAAGCGCACAATCAAAGGCTAGAGTTTTTAGGTGATGCTGTTTTAGAGTTAATAATTAGTGAATATTTATATACCTTTACTAAGAATATTACCGAAGGTGAGATGACAAGATTAAGGGCACAGATAGTGTGTGAAAAATCATTAGCTGCTTCTGCCAGAAGGTTGGACTTTGGTGAAATGCTCTGGCTTGGAAAGGGTGAAGAAAAAACAGGTGGAAGGCAGAAAAACTCTATTTTAGCAGATACTTTTGAAGCCTTTGTAGGAGCTATGTATATGGATTTGGGGTTTGACAAAAGTTACGATATTGTTTTGGACATACTTAAACCGGAAATAAATCAATCTTTAATAGGTGAAGAAAGTGATTTTAAAACCCAGTTACAAGAGTATGTACAAAAAAATGGCGTAAACGATTTAACTTATAAAATTATCGAAGAAAAGGGACCAGACCATGATAAAAGATTTAGGTCTGCCGTTTTCCTAAATGGTAAAAAGCTTGGGGTTGGAGAGGGAAAGACCAAAAAACAGTCTGAACAAGAGGCAGCAAGGCACGGCCTTATGCACTTTTATGAGCAATAA
- a CDS encoding acetate/propionate family kinase, translated as MKVLVVNCGSSSLKYQLFDMKNEDVLAKGLVERIGLEGAQLVHQPGKEDKVKLPADISDHKVAIKMVIDTLVDNKIGVISSMEEIEAVGHRVVHGGEEFSESVLINDKVMDAISKCIDLAPLHNPPNIMGIEACSEVLPAVEQVAVFDTAFHQTMPEKSFIYGLPYEAYEEHAIRRYGFHGTSHKFVTQQAAELLGKEIKDLKLITCHLGNGASVAAIDGGKVMDTSMGLTPLEGLVMGTRCGDIDPAIVPFLMKKMGLDANDLNNYMNKKSGVMGISGVSSDFRDLEEASEKGNKRAALALDIFAHRVQKYIGSYAAVLNGVDAIIFTAGLGENSPETREQILNNFNYLGLKIDKDKNKVRGKATDFSAEGSKVKALVIPTNEELMIARDTKNLVK; from the coding sequence ATGAAAGTTTTAGTTGTAAATTGTGGAAGTTCTTCTTTGAAATATCAGTTATTTGATATGAAAAACGAAGATGTTTTGGCAAAAGGATTAGTAGAGAGAATTGGATTGGAGGGTGCTCAGCTTGTACACCAACCAGGTAAGGAAGATAAGGTGAAGCTTCCTGCTGACATTAGTGACCACAAAGTTGCTATTAAGATGGTTATTGATACATTGGTAGATAACAAGATTGGTGTAATTAGTAGCATGGAAGAAATTGAAGCGGTAGGCCATCGAGTAGTTCACGGGGGAGAAGAGTTTTCTGAGTCTGTATTAATAAATGATAAGGTTATGGATGCTATAAGCAAGTGCATAGATTTGGCGCCTTTACATAATCCACCAAACATTATGGGGATTGAAGCGTGCTCTGAAGTATTACCTGCGGTTGAACAAGTAGCTGTTTTCGATACGGCATTCCATCAAACAATGCCAGAGAAATCCTTTATTTATGGATTGCCATACGAGGCATATGAAGAACACGCTATTAGACGGTACGGGTTTCATGGAACTTCTCATAAGTTTGTAACTCAGCAAGCTGCAGAACTGTTAGGCAAAGAAATTAAAGACCTAAAATTAATTACTTGTCATCTGGGCAATGGGGCAAGTGTAGCAGCAATAGATGGCGGTAAAGTAATGGATACTTCAATGGGCTTAACTCCATTAGAAGGCTTAGTTATGGGAACCCGCTGTGGAGATATCGATCCTGCAATTGTCCCGTTTTTAATGAAAAAAATGGGTCTTGATGCAAATGACTTAAATAATTACATGAACAAAAAATCAGGCGTTATGGGCATATCAGGTGTAAGCAGTGACTTTAGAGACCTAGAGGAAGCTAGCGAAAAAGGTAATAAACGTGCAGCTTTAGCTTTAGATATTTTTGCTCATAGAGTACAAAAGTATATTGGGAGTTATGCAGCCGTACTAAATGGTGTAGATGCTATAATCTTCACAGCTGGTTTAGGTGAGAACTCGCCAGAGACACGAGAGCAAATTCTCAATAACTTTAATTACCTTGGCTTGAAAATAGATAAGGACAAAAATAAAGTAAGAGGAAAAGCAACTGATTTTTCAGCAGAAGGAAGTAAAGTAAAAGCATTAGTTATACCAACTAATGAAGAGTTAATGATTGCTAGAGACACCAAAAATCTAGTAAAATAG
- a CDS encoding RNA polymerase sigma factor, with translation MDSLVLKAQSGDIQAFEQLVNEYRNIALKMAYQLTGSLAEAEDLIQEAFIRVFKFLKTYKGQCSFTSWLYQIILNLYKDQNIRYNKLKTVPLDQISGLLKDMSNNIGSIDLKDTQLVVKEQLEKLPTLTRNAMLLKEYYGYSYTEISDILKVSVDSVRTRLYRGRKLIKENLSL, from the coding sequence ATGGACTCCTTAGTTCTAAAAGCACAATCAGGGGATATTCAAGCCTTTGAACAGCTGGTTAATGAGTATCGGAATATAGCTTTAAAAATGGCTTATCAGTTAACGGGAAGTTTAGCTGAGGCTGAAGATTTAATTCAGGAAGCTTTTATAAGGGTATTTAAGTTTTTGAAAACCTATAAAGGCCAATGTTCTTTCACTTCTTGGCTGTATCAAATAATTTTAAATTTATATAAAGATCAAAATATAAGATATAATAAACTTAAGACTGTCCCTTTAGATCAAATAAGTGGTTTGTTAAAAGATATGAGTAATAATATAGGTAGTATAGATTTAAAGGATACACAATTAGTGGTAAAAGAACAGTTAGAAAAGCTGCCTACCCTTACAAGAAACGCGATGCTATTAAAAGAGTATTATGGATATTCCTACACAGAAATTTCTGACATTTTAAAGGTATCAGTTGACTCAGTTAGAACAAGATTGTATAGAGGTAGAAAGTTAATTAAAGAAAATCTCAGCTTATAA
- a CDS encoding YceD family protein — MVNNLLTINLLELETEKNLMKEYSYTIPKKNSVIIVPNGGFIEPIKVSATVSKKQEQTYLIEGLVETQLKLPCDRCLSLNTLEVKELFKKQVLVTNQEIDLKEEDSEGFYRIPIGRLPLKELLQEAIEFSIPSKFLCQKNCLGLCYNCGTNLNDGQCGCDKNDVDPRLAVLKKYYDKKK, encoded by the coding sequence GTGGTAAATAATCTTTTAACAATTAACTTATTGGAATTGGAAACTGAAAAAAATCTAATGAAAGAGTATAGTTATACTATACCTAAAAAAAATTCAGTCATAATAGTGCCGAATGGTGGTTTTATAGAGCCGATTAAAGTATCGGCAACAGTTTCTAAAAAACAAGAGCAAACATACTTAATAGAAGGTCTAGTAGAAACTCAGCTGAAACTCCCTTGTGATAGGTGTTTAAGCTTAAACACTTTAGAAGTAAAAGAGTTGTTTAAAAAACAGGTGCTTGTAACTAACCAAGAAATTGACCTAAAAGAGGAAGACTCTGAAGGGTTTTATCGGATACCAATTGGAAGGCTTCCTTTAAAGGAACTATTACAGGAAGCAATCGAGTTTTCTATACCTTCGAAATTTTTGTGCCAAAAAAATTGTTTGGGGTTATGCTATAACTGCGGTACAAATCTTAATGATGGTCAGTGTGGGTGTGACAAAAATGATGTTGACCCTAGACTAGCTGTTCTTAAAAAGTACTATGATAAGAAGAAATAG
- the plsX gene encoding phosphate acyltransferase PlsX codes for MKIALDVMGGDNAPYSTVEGGVDALKESDGLFIYFVGPSSQIKEKLDAIDVEKYKERFEIVDAPQVITNDEKPVEAIRKKKDSSLVKAVSLVKDKKADTVVTAGSTGAFMAAGYFILRRIKGIDRPALAPIFPSAGGYTIVLDVGSNMDAKPEHLLQYAKMGSIYAKGVFGISEPSVGLLNVGTEEGKGNELTKKAYELIKECDEINFMGNIEARDVPGGKVDVVVCDGFVGNVMLKFMEGAASFIFSSLKEEITKNFSRKIGAVMLKSAFTDFAKQMDYTEHGGAPLLGVKGALIKSHGSSDAKAIKNAILKQGKGLIESKVLDQFSDGI; via the coding sequence ATAAAAATAGCACTGGATGTAATGGGAGGAGACAATGCTCCTTACTCTACCGTAGAAGGTGGTGTGGATGCTCTTAAAGAGAGTGATGGTTTATTTATTTATTTTGTCGGACCTAGTTCGCAAATTAAAGAAAAGCTTGATGCTATTGATGTTGAAAAATATAAAGAGCGTTTTGAAATAGTGGATGCACCACAAGTCATCACAAATGATGAGAAGCCCGTTGAGGCTATACGTAAAAAGAAAGATTCTTCTCTAGTAAAAGCTGTATCATTAGTTAAAGATAAAAAAGCAGATACTGTGGTTACTGCTGGTAGCACTGGTGCGTTTATGGCGGCCGGATATTTTATATTAAGGAGAATAAAGGGTATTGATAGGCCTGCCTTAGCACCAATTTTTCCCTCTGCTGGTGGTTACACTATAGTTCTTGATGTAGGTTCTAATATGGATGCTAAACCAGAGCACCTTCTACAATATGCCAAAATGGGTTCAATATATGCAAAAGGAGTTTTTGGAATAAGCGAACCTTCGGTTGGATTATTAAATGTTGGAACCGAAGAGGGAAAAGGTAATGAACTTACAAAAAAAGCCTATGAATTGATAAAAGAATGTGATGAAATTAACTTTATGGGGAATATAGAAGCAAGAGACGTTCCAGGAGGAAAGGTCGATGTTGTAGTTTGTGATGGATTTGTTGGCAATGTAATGCTTAAGTTTATGGAAGGAGCCGCTTCCTTTATTTTTAGTTCCTTGAAAGAAGAAATTACTAAAAATTTTAGTAGAAAAATAGGAGCAGTTATGTTAAAATCTGCTTTCACTGATTTTGCAAAACAAATGGATTATACTGAGCATGGTGGGGCACCACTTTTAGGAGTGAAAGGCGCTCTAATCAAAAGTCATGGTTCATCAGATGCAAAAGCTATTAAAAATGCTATTTTGAAACAAGGAAAAGGGTTAATAGAATCTAAGGTTTTAGATCAATTTAGTGATGGTATTTAA
- the ffh gene encoding signal recognition particle protein — MMLQGLSEKLQGVFANLKKKGKLSEKDVKEAMREVRVALLEADVNFQVVKKFIKTVREKSTGQEILNSLTPGQQVIKIVRDELQELMGGQNEGLNLNTHPAPIMLVGLQGAGKTTMSVKLAKKLSQDNKKVLLVAADIYRPAAIKQLESMAEQQEIDLFQLGTNNSPVDICKAAMEHAKKYGHDILIFDTAGRLHVDDKLMDELDDIQQATSPCETLLVVDAMTGQDAVNVAQNFNDKLGISGVVLTKLDGDTRGGAAISIKAVTGAPIKYIGTGEKVENLEVFHPDRMASRILGMGDVLSLIEKAEQSIDADKAKELQEKMKNQQFTFDDFIEQLQQIKKMGSLDQILGMIPGLPSKKLKGLSADEGDLVKIEAIIKSMTKEERVNPSIINGSRRKRIALGSGTKVQDVNRLLKQFEQMKKMMKQFGSMEKNLSNKKGGFPFF; from the coding sequence ATTATGCTTCAAGGTTTATCAGAAAAACTTCAAGGTGTCTTTGCAAATCTTAAAAAGAAAGGCAAGTTATCGGAAAAAGACGTTAAAGAGGCAATGAGAGAAGTTAGAGTTGCTCTTTTAGAAGCCGATGTCAATTTTCAAGTAGTAAAAAAGTTTATAAAAACTGTACGAGAAAAGAGTACTGGGCAAGAGATATTAAACAGCTTAACACCAGGTCAACAGGTAATAAAAATTGTCAGAGACGAACTACAAGAGTTAATGGGTGGCCAAAATGAGGGGCTAAATTTAAATACACACCCAGCTCCCATAATGCTTGTAGGATTGCAAGGTGCCGGTAAAACTACTATGTCTGTTAAATTGGCGAAAAAATTGAGCCAGGATAATAAGAAGGTTTTATTAGTTGCAGCTGACATTTATAGGCCGGCAGCTATTAAACAATTAGAGTCTATGGCAGAACAACAAGAGATAGACTTATTTCAATTAGGAACAAATAATTCTCCAGTTGATATATGTAAAGCAGCCATGGAACATGCAAAAAAGTATGGACATGATATTTTAATTTTTGACACTGCAGGTCGACTTCATGTGGATGATAAGTTAATGGATGAGTTAGATGATATACAACAAGCTACATCGCCGTGTGAAACTCTTTTGGTTGTGGATGCTATGACTGGACAGGATGCCGTAAATGTCGCTCAAAACTTTAATGACAAATTAGGTATTTCAGGAGTTGTATTGACTAAACTAGATGGTGATACTCGTGGTGGAGCTGCTATTTCAATAAAAGCAGTTACAGGAGCTCCAATCAAATATATTGGTACTGGTGAAAAAGTAGAAAATTTAGAGGTTTTTCATCCTGATAGAATGGCTTCACGAATTTTAGGTATGGGTGATGTACTTTCGTTGATAGAAAAAGCTGAACAATCTATAGATGCTGATAAAGCAAAAGAACTGCAGGAAAAGATGAAAAATCAACAATTTACATTTGATGATTTTATCGAGCAACTTCAGCAAATAAAAAAAATGGGATCACTAGATCAAATATTAGGCATGATACCAGGTTTGCCTTCCAAAAAGTTAAAAGGATTATCTGCAGATGAAGGTGATTTAGTTAAAATTGAAGCTATTATTAAGTCTATGACAAAAGAAGAACGAGTTAATCCTTCTATTATAAACGGAAGTAGGCGAAAGAGAATTGCTTTAGGTAGTGGGACGAAAGTCCAAGATGTAAACAGACTTTTAAAGCAGTTTGAACAGATGAAAAAGATGATGAAACAATTTGGTTCTATGGAAAAAAATCTTAGCAATAAGAAAGGTGGATTTCCTTTCTTTTAA
- the rpmF gene encoding 50S ribosomal protein L32 has translation MAVPKRRHSKARQAKRRANWKLNIPGSVSCPQCHEPKLPHRVCQECGFYKGKQVIEVEK, from the coding sequence ATGGCAGTACCAAAGCGTAGACATTCAAAAGCTCGTCAAGCAAAAAGGAGAGCTAACTGGAAATTAAATATACCAGGCAGTGTAAGCTGTCCTCAGTGTCATGAACCAAAATTGCCTCATAGAGTTTGCCAAGAGTGTGGTTTCTATAAAGGTAAGCAAGTTATAGAAGTAGAAAAATAA